The Marivirga salinae DNA window AGTACTCCTCAATTTCTTATAAGTTAGGAAAGCAAAACTACAAATAAAAAGATAACATTATCTTTTTATTTGTAGTAAATAAAGTTGTTTTATAACAATGAACCCCTTGTAAAGAGTTTAAATGTTTTATTTATCAAAAACTGTGACCCTTCTCATTTTTTAGAATGACTTAAAGCATTATTAGTCTTAAATCAAGCCCATACCTTTGATATTTTAAAATAAGTTTAATGGATTCATACAATATGTGTCCAAATAATATCAAAGTTATTCTATGACATTTTCAACTCATCAGCACTCATTTCATATACCCGTAATGGGTTTAGCTTATACTATTGATACACCCATCAGAATTGCACATTTAGGCATTAATTCGGTTGTGTCGTTAGGCGATGATGTTTTAATTGAAAAAGTGAGAAAATTCTATTCTCAGAAGTTTGATTTTGAGTTTATCCCCATTTTGTCTTCTGAATTAGATGCAAGAGCTAAAAGGATTACTTCCTACCTTAATCTCATGCATAAAATAGTGGTGCAGAAGTTTGAAGAGCATAAGGTGAAACTTGCTACGGACGAAAGTTATCTGGATAATTTTCTGGATCTATTACCTGATTACTCAACTGCTAAAAAAAGACTCCTTGAGTTTGCTAAAAAGTTCAGTCAAACTGAATTTTTAGATTCCCTACATAAAACGTTAAACCCAGGAAGAATTGATGTGAATATCATGACAAAATTGGATAAAACCAATTATCATGAAAATGAAGCGCTGCCCATTCAATTTAATGATGGGCACTCATCATTCAGGGCATTTGCAGACAGTAATTTGTCTTCATCGGTAGTGCTTTCAGCAGGAATGAATCCTAAATTATTTAGTTATATGGCTGAATTTAATGATTTTCTTCCAGATGCTTCGGGTAGTTTAAAAAAGGAAGTGATTATTAAAGTAAGTGATTACCGATCTGCATTTATTCAAGGAAAGTTACTTGCCAATAAAGGAATTTGGGTTTCCGAATATAGAGTGGAATCTGGTTTGAATTGCGGTGGACATGCATTTGCAACGCAGGGTAAACTTATGGGACCAATTCTTGAAGAATTTAAAAATAACTACGATTGTTTAGTCAATACATTATTCCCCATTTATCAAAAAGCTTTATCGGAAAGAGGTATTGTTCAGAAAATAATACCTGAAATAAAAATCACCACACAAGGCGGAGTGGGCAATGCAGAAGAACATGATTTCCTGTTAAATCATTATAATCTGAATTCTGTAGGATGGGGAAGTCCCTTTTTGTTGGTTCCGGAAGCAGTATCAATAGATGAAGCTACTCGCCAACAATTATCTGTGGCAGAGGAAAAAGATTTTTACCTTAGCGATGCTTCTCCATTGGGAGTACCTTTCAATAATTTGAGAAAATCATCCAGACAAAAGGAGATGTCCAAAAAATTGCAGAAAGGAAAAAGTGGGAGTCCATGTACCAAAAAATTCCTGATGTTAAATACAGAATTTACGGATAAACCAATTTGTACGGCTTCTACTAAATATCATAAGCTTAAATTGAAGCAGCTGCAATCTGAAAATTTAAGTAGTGAAAAGTATCAAAAAGAGTATTCAAAACTCATGGAAAAGGAATGCTTATGTGGAGGATTATCCATTGCTTTTTTCTATGAGAATAATATGGATACTAAATTGGAAGGAGCGGGTGTGACGGTTTGTCCAGGTCCAAACCTAGCCTATTTCAGTGGTAAGATAAAACTCCATGATATGATAGGTCATATTTACGGGAAAAATAATGTGTTAAATCAAATAGAGCGTCCTCATATGTTTGTAAAAGAGTTGGAGCTTTATGTAAAATATTTCCTTAAAGAGCTGGATAAATTTCAGGAAGCGCCAAGTAATAAAGTGGCAAAATATTTAAAAGATTTTCAAACCAATCTCCTTGAAGGTATTGATTATTATAAATCTTTATTTCAAAAAGAAGCTGGTTTTTCATTAAAAGCAATTCAAAATGCTATAGAAGTATTAAATGATTTTGAAGATCAACTCAAATCAATTTTAATATCACAAAATTCAGCAGCATTGAACTGATATATTTTTTAAAAAAATTAAGTAGTTGTGTAACAAATATCACAATAAAAAAGTATAATAAAAGATAAATTTGTCCTAAATTTAAATATAAAAAATATGGAAGACAGACACACATATAATTTAGACCTTGAATGGCAAAAAGATAGGATAGGTTTAATAAGTTCACCGGAACTTAATGAGAAAATTACAGTAGCCACACCACCTGAATTTCCTAAAGGGGTAGAAGGAATTTGGTCACCTGAGCATCTTTTTACAGGCGCAGTTCTATCCTGTTTTATGACCACTTTTTTAGCAATGGCTGAATATTCTAAATTAGAATTTTCAAAATTTGATTGTAAAGCTCAAGGTGTTTTGGAAAAAGTAGATGGTAAATTCAAAATGTCAGAGATAATTTTAAAACCTTCGATCATTTTAAATGAAGAGTCCAAAACTGATAGAGTAATTCGATTGATGGAAAAAGCTGAAGCTTCTTGCCTGATTAGTAATTCTATTAAATCATCAGTTAAGTTGGACTTTTCAGCAATTCAAGTTTCAGAGTCCGTTTAGTAAATAGTTTCATAATGAAGGAGGTACCAGTACCTCCTTTTTTCGTGCAGGATTAATTCTATTTTGAGAAAAATATTAAATATTAGCATATATAATTGATATCAAAATGCTTCAAAATTCACTTCTAAAGCCTGAAAGTATTGCTGTAATAGGCGCTTCTGAAAATCAATCCAAGCCTGGAGGCAAAGTGATTTATAATTTAATATCCGGTGGCTTTAAAGGGAAAATATATGGAGTAAACCCTAAAGCAATTTCAATAAAGGGTGTAGACCACATTTCTGGAATTGACCTTCTACCTAAAGTGGATTTAGCTATTCTAAGTATTCCTGCAGCTTTATGTGTTAATACAGTAGAAAAATTGGCGAAAGCTGGAACTAAAGGCTTTATCATTTATTCCGCAGGCTTTGCTGAGGCTGGGGAGAATGGAATTGAACTGGAAAATCAACTTATCGCAATAGCCGAAAAATATAACGCCCAAATTATAGGTCCTAATTGTATTGGGATTATAAATGGACATTATAAAGGAGTATTCACTACACCGGTTCCTCATTATTATGAAGAGGGGTGTGAATTAATATCGAGTTCAGGAGCTACAGCAGTTTTTATCATGGAAGCAGCTCATGCAGTGGGTTTAAAATTTTCTAATATCTACTCCATAGGAAATGCCGGACAAACAGGAGTGGAGGAAATTTTGGAGCATATGGATGTTACTTATGATCCTAAAAGAAGTCCGAAGGTGAAATTGCTGTATTTAGAGAATATCAAAAATCCTTTCAAATTTTTAAAGCATGCCTCTTCATTGGTTCGCAAAGGATGCCATATTGCTGCCATAAAATCTGGCTATTCAGAAGCAGGAAGTAGAGCAGCTTCATCTCATACCGGGGCAATTGCTACATCTGATACTTTAATTCGGGCTTTATTTAAGAAGGCCGCCATTGTTTATTGCAATAGCAGGGAAGAATTAATAAATGTAGCAGCTGTATGGCAAGAAAATAAAGCCATAGGAAAAAATGTAGCTATTATCACTCATGCAGGTGGTTCAGCTGTAATGCTTACGGATGTTTTAAGTAGTAATGGTGTCAAGGTGCCTCCAATTGATGAAGATAAGGCCCAAGATCTATTGAAAAAGCTTCATCCAGGTTCTTCTGTTGCAAACCCAATTGATTTTTTAGCAACGGGCACGGCAGATCAACTGGCTGAAATCATTGATTTTTGCGAAGATTTAGAAGAAATAGACGCAATGGTGGTAGTTTTTGGGAGTCCTGGTCTATTTAATGTCCGCGATGTTTATGAAGTATTACATAAAAAGCTAAAGAGCTGTAAAAAGGCTATTTTCCCTGTATTGCCTTCCTTAATTAATGCTGGAAAGGAAATTCAGGAATTTTTGGATAAAGGACATGTGAACTTTCCCGATGAGGTGGTTTTGGGAAAAGCCTTGGCAAGTGCTGCCAATATTGATGTTCCTGCTTATGGTAAATATGATTTGGCTGAAATGGATTATAGTCGCATTCGTGATATCATTGCTGAATCCAAATCCGGATATCTGGACACCAATATTGTACGGGAATTGCTAACGGCTGCTGGAATAAAGATGGTGAAAGAGCAGGAATTCTACGATGAAAAAAGTCTTGAAAACATCCAGAAAACCATGGCATTCCCATTGGTGATGAAGGTATTGGGCCCTATTCATAAAACAGATGTGGGAGGGGTAAGCTTAAATATTAATTCTCAAGAATTCCTGAAAAAGGAATTTAATAGAATGATGAAAATATCCGGAGCCAAAGGAGTTCTCATTCAGGAAATGAAAAAAGGGGAGGAGTTTTTTGCGGGCGCTGTTAAGAAAGGAAATTTTGGACATCTGGTACTTTGCGGAATGGGCGGAATTTTTGTAGAAATTATTAAAGATGTAGCCAATGGACTAGCACCACTAAGCAAACGAGAAGCAGAGAAAATGATCAAGTCCCTAAAAACTTATCCTATTATACAAGGATATAGAGGCAGAGCAGGAATAAACGAAGCAGCTTTTGCAGATGTTATTGTCCGACTTGCTTCCTTGGTGCATTTAGCTCCTGAGATCGAAGAAATTGATATGAATCCCTTAATTGGAAATGAAAAAGAATTGGTAGTTGTGGATGCTAGAATTAGAGTTTCATAAAAAAACCGAAGAAGATAAACTCCTTCGGTTTTAAATATATTTTCAAAAATTGTAAACTAATTAAAGCAACATTCCGTCTCTAGGACCTCCTGAAGCAAAAATTGCTCTCATTCTTTCTTTTTGTCCTTCAGAGAACATATACATACAAGCATCATTAGAATAATCCATGTAGTTCATGGTCATGTCGTTGCTTCTGCAATTTACAGTTGGGTAAGCAGGACATCCATAATTAGGACCATCTGAAGAAGGAGTATCTGCTACAAAATCATCTTGCTTACATCTTCCATCTCCCCAGATATGACGTAAATTTAAGTAGTGGCCAACTTCGTGCGTACCAGTCCTACCTTGATCGAAAGGAGCAGAAACATATCCAGTTGTTCCGAAATACTGCGGAGCAATTACAACACCGTCAGTAGATGAACTTCCACCAGGGAATTGAGCATATCCTAAGATACCTCCGCCAATGTTACAAACCCAAATATTAAGAGCACCTTCAGGATTTACAACATCTACTCCACCATTTGAAGCAAATTTCATCTCATCTCTAGTACCCCATTCAGTTCTGCTTGATGCCTTTCTAGTAACTCCAGCTAAAGTAAAGTTAATATCAGAATCAGCTACTAAACCAGCAAATTCTGAAGGAACACTATTTGCATCTCCATTTGTAGCATTAAAATCATCATTTAAAACTGCAATTTGAGAATTAACTTGAGCATCACTGATGTTTTCTTGTGAGTTACTATAAATCACATGAACATAAACAGGTATGTCGATAACACCTAATCCGTCATCAACTGGGTCGGTGCCTCCACCGTCTCCACCATCACTTCCACCATTGTTTCCTCCACCATTTCCATTTCCAACTCCGTCAGGCTTTTTAGAGGCAATGAATTTTCTGGTGTTCTTTTCAATGTTATACATCTTTTGGTAAAGACCAGGGTTTTCATCCAAATTTCGATTTAAAACTGCCATTGAGAAACAGTTTTTTCCTTCATTTGATGTTCTTCCATTTACGAAATCAGAAGTTTCTGTGAAAACGTAAAAATCACTCATATCAACATTTACTTCCTGTTTTGTTACTGTTTCGGCTTCATTATTACATGAAGAAAACACAACTGTAAATGCGATTAACGCTAATAATAATTTTTTCATAGTGTAATATTTAGTTATAAAATCTTCGCAAAGTAATAATTTTATACAAAAATCAATAGGCAAAATAAAATTTTATTTTAATACTTAATTATGAAATATAAATCATGTAGATGGATAGTTGACAATATTATAAAGAATTTTATAATGAGTATATATAGATTACATTAATATTTTAAGTTAAGATAAGTGAAATACAATATGTAAAAAGTGCAATTATAGATATTTGCTGGAAATACAATATATATATCTATATTCATTACATAGGTCATTTATAGGTACTTTTAGTAATCATCATTCACTTCAACCCAATAGCCATTAGGATCTTGAAAATAAATTTGTTTTACTCCGTCTACTCTATTTGTTATTTTTCCACTTTCACCAATCCAATTCTCAAAAGGAACATTTTCAGCTTTTAAATTTTCAATAAAGCTATTCATATCCTTTATACTAAAGCATAAATGATTATTTTTATTAATAGTAGGTTCTTCCCAATCTCCTTCTATCAGATGCAATTGCGAACTGCCCAATTTGTACCAAACATGCAATCCATCCTTAAATGGTTCCTCAATTTCTTCTAAACCAATAGTGTTGGAATAGAAAGACTGGCTCTCAGTCAAATCCTCTACATATACTGCAATGTGATTTAATTTTACTTGTGCTTGAGATAAATGAATAGTGAATATGAATAATATGCTAAAAAATAATTTCTTCATCTTTTTTATTATTAGTTTATATACAATTTAGAAAGTTTTCCAGCTATCCGCAAGATTTAGTATATTGATGGAAATTTTTTGATATGAAGCGACTACTTTACTTTTTACCCATCCTGCTATTTACAGCTTGCAACTTTGAATCAGAAGTGGCAGACAGAAGCAGTGCCAACTGGCAAAATATTGAAAAAGATTTACAAACGGCATTGATAATGGCTAGTGATGGCGATACCATTAACATTCCAGAAGGCTATTTCAAATTCTCCAAGAGTTTGTTGTTGGATGAAAAATCAAATATTGTTTTTAAAGGTGCGGGTATTGATAAAACCATATTATCCTTTAAAAATCAGGAAGAAGGTGCAGAAGGATTGAAAATAGCAGATTGTAAAAACATCTTGTTAGAAGATTTCACCATAGAAGATGCTGCTGGAGATAATATTAAAGTCACCGATACGGATGGCATCACTTTCCGAAGGGTAAAAGCTCAATGGACAGGAAAAGTAAGTGAGAAAAATGGGGCTTATGCGCTTTACCCTGTGCTTTGTAAGAATGTGTTAATTGAGAATTGTATAGCTATTGGCTCTTCAGATGCAGGAATTTATGTAGGACAATCTGATTCTGTTATTATCAGAAATAATGAAGCTTATCAAAATGTGGCTGGCATCGAAAGTGAAAATTCCAATTTTGTGGAAATCTACGGGAACAAAGCCATCAATAATACTGGTGGTATTTTGGTTTTTGATTTACCAGGACTTACTCAATATGGAGAAAATATTAAAGTATATGATAATGAGGTAAGGGAAAACAATCATCGAAATTTTGCCCCAGCTGGAAATATTGTTGGTGTTGTACCTCCTGGAACTGGAATAATGATTTTAGCCACTCGAAATGTGGATATTTATGAAAATGAAATCATCGATAATCGTTCAGCAGGATTAGCCATTGTTAGCTATGAATTAGTGGCTGCCATAAGCGAAGAGGAAACCTCAGAAGCTGATGCAGAACAAGACGGCTCAGCCCAAAGAGTGAACAGTAATTATGATTTGGATGAAAATTATAATCCTTATCCTTCTGATATAAAAATTAGGCAGAATACTATTAGCAATAGTAAATGGTTTGCCACTTTCCAGCACGATTTCGGAAAATTATTTAATTTCACATATCCTTTCAACCCACCTGATATAGTTTTTGATGGATTTATGGCAGAGGGCAAAACGCCTAGTGAGATTTTATGCATTGACCAAAAAGACGTGCACTTTGTCAATTTGGATGCGCCTAATGATTTGGAAAACATGAATGAAAATATGGAGGGCTTTGTTTGTAAGTAAAATGAGAACCTCTTTATACATACTATTCAGCATTTTCTTTCTAGTTTCATGCAGCAATAAAGAAAATCAAAAAGAAGAAATCCAACAAAGCACTCCCACTCAATTTGTCTTTAATTCCAATAAAGAACTAGGGAAAGAAAAGCTTTCGGAATATGGTTTTTTCAGAGGGGACCTGGCTGATTTATCTCCATCTGAAAATGTCCATCCCTACAAATTGAATTCTGCTCTTTTCTCTGATTATGCGCATAAAGCTCGCTTTGTACAATTACCTGAAGGCAAAAGTGCTGATTACCACCCCACAGAAGTAATGGAATTTCCAGTAGGCAGTATTTTAATCAAGAACTTCTATTATCCAAATGATTTTTCTGAGCCAAATGGAGCCAGAAAAATTTTGGAGACCAGATTATTGATTCATGAAGAAGAAGGTTGGAAAGCTTTGCCTTATGTCTGGAATGGGGAACAAACTGAAGCCTATTTGGAAGTTGCTGGAGCTACTAAAAGTGTGAGTTGGAGAGATGCAGATGGCTCTACTCAAAAAATTAATTATAGTATCCCGAATATGAACCAATGCAGGAGTTGCCATTTGAAAGACAATAAAATTATGCCTATTGGTCCTTCTGCAAGGCAATTAAATGGAGGTTATGATTATGCGGAAAAAGGCGAAATGAATCAATTGGAATATTGGCAATCACATGGATTACTATCGAATTTACCCAAAGAAGATTTACCTAAATTAGTGAATTATGAAAATGAAAATGCTCCATTAGCCGACCGGGCAAGAGCTTATTTAGAAATTAATTGTGGACATTGCCATCGTCCAGAAGGTCCAGCCAAAAACTCTGCTTTGCATTTAATGGCCTCAGTAGACAATCCTGCTGCTTGGGGAGTGGGCAAAACTCCAATAGCTGCAGGTAAAGGCTCTGGTGGCTTGAAATATGATATTGTAAAAGGAAATGCAGATGAATCTATTCTCGCCTACCGTATGGAATCTACTGATCCTGGAATTATGATGCCTGAATTAGGTAGAAAAATGGTGCATGAAGAAGGCTTGGCTTTGGTGAAACAATGGATTAATGAGATGGAGTAAAGGTTGACAAGTTTTAAGGTTGGCATGTTGTCAAGTTGAGCCATATTGCTTTAAAAAAAGAAAAGACATCAAAGTGTCAAAACAACCTTGATGTCTAATTACTTATTACCTAAAACCTATTACTGAGAACTAATTAAAGTCCTTCATTCTTAGCAATCAATTCTGCAAGGTCTAAAACCTTCACATTATGTTCTCTTTCTTTGTTTTTAACGCCATCGCCCATCATGGTCATGCAGAAAGGACAGCCAGCAGCAATCACTTCCGCACCTGTATCTAAAGCCTCTTCAGTTCTCTCAATATTAATTTCTTTGTTGCCTTTTTCAGCATCTTTGAACATTTGAGCACCACCAGCGCCACAGCATAAACCTTTCGTTTTACAACGTTTCATTTCCACTAACTCCGCATCTAATGCTTTGATGACATCTCTAGGCGCCTCATAAACTCCATTTGCTCTACCCAAATAACAAGAATCATGGAAAGTGATTTTCTTGCCTTTGAATTCTCCACCATCTTTTAAAGTTACCTTTCCTTCATTTATTAATCCCTGTAAGAATTGAGAGTGATGCACTACATCATAATTACCACCCAATTCAGGATATTCATTTTTCAAAGTATTAAAGCAATGAGGGCAAGCAGTTACAATCTTTTTCACATTGTAGCCATCCAAAACTTGAATATTGCTCATTGCCTGCATTTGAAATAGGAATTCGTTTCCTGCTCTTCTTGCGGGATCTCCGGTACAACTTTCTTCTTGTCCTAAAACGGCAAAGTTGATACCTACCTTATTTAAGATTTTGGTAAATGCAATGGTGACAGCTTTGTATCGGTCATCGAAAGAACCTGCACAGCCCACCCAAAATAATACCTCTGGAGATTCTCCTTTGGCACTCATTTCTTGCATGGTTGGGACTTTATATGTTGAATCGCTCATAATATCTTGATTTATAATTTATAGTTTCCTAAAATTTATTTTTGTTCTTCATTTAACTTGTCTGCCCATTTGAAACGGTCTGTTGGAGGAAATTTCCAAGGTGCAAAGCTGGTTTCTACGTTTTGGAACATAGCATTCCAAGATTGTGGTGAGCTGCTTTCCTCCATTGCCATATATCTTCTTCCTTGCAATATAATATCCAAAGGGTTGATGTTGATAGGGCAAGCTTCTACGCAAGCATTACAGCTCGTACACGCGTTCAATTCTTCGGCAGAGATATAATCATCACTAAATAAAGAACTCCCTTCTTCGGCTTCTTTTCCAGCTTTAATATTCTTCCCGATTTCATCTATTCTGTCACGCGTATCCATCATGATTTTTCGAGGGGAAAGTTTTTTTCCTGTAATATTAGCAGGACATTCAGCAGTACATCTTCCACACTCCGTACAAGCATAAGAATTCATCAAATTCACCCAAGTTAAATCAGTGGCATCTTTTGCTCCTAATCTCGCTACCTCTGCAGGAGGATCACCAGCATCCATTCCCAACATGCTTTTTACTTCTGTAGTTACTTCGTCCATATTGTTCATTTTGCCGTTAGGTGTTAATCTGGCGAAATAGGTATTAGGAAAAGCCATGAAGATGTGCAAATGCTTAGAGTAGGTTACATAAACTGCAAAGGCTAAAATACCAATAATATGAAACCACCATGCAAATCGCTCAGTGAATCTTAATGCGTCTACACTCATGCCTTCAAAAAGAGGAGTTAAAAAGCTACTAAAGAAAAAGCTTCCTGTTTGTAGGTAATGACTGTCTTTTCCCTGCAGCAATTGGTCTGTAGCATTCATGGTTAAGATCGCAAACATTAAAATGATTTCAATAACCAAAATCAAATTACCATCTAATTTCGGCCATCCACTCAAAGTTCTGAGCCTTTTCACGTTCAAAACATTTCTTCTCAAAAGAAAAGCCACACAAGAAACTAGAACAGCTACCGCTAAAAATTCAAAAATATTGATGGCTACAGTGTAGGCATCACCTAAAATAGGGGCGAAAATTCTGTGTGTTCCTGCAATTCCATCAATTATAAATTCCAATACTTCCAGATTGATCACTAAGAATCCTACATAAATCATTAGGTGAAGTATGGCTGGAATAAATTTCTTAAACATTTTCTTTTGCCCGAAAGCAATAAGCAAAGTGTTTTTCCATCTTTGCCCTTTATTATCACTTCTATCTACCTCTTTTCCGAGATTGATGTTTTTTTTAATGCTTCCTATTCTTTTTGCTAAAAAGTATCCTGCCACCGCAAGTACCAGTAAGAAAGCAATTTGCGAGATGTATTCCATAGTTGTTCTTTAAACGTTTAAAAATTTTTATTATATTTTTTTTAAAATCCTTTTGCAGGATAAATATTTCACCTACTTTTGCACCACTCTATCACGGTGCTGTAGCTCAGTTGGTAGAGCATCGGACTGAAAATCCGTGAGTCGGTGGTTCGAATCCACTCAGCACCACAAGCCTTGCCTTCAAAAGCAAGGCTTTTTTTATGTTCTTTATGCGAATTTTATTTACTGCCATTTTCATCTAATTTCTGATAAAGCTTACACTTGAAATTTAAAAATAATAGTTGAGTTTAAAAATAGTATGCATACATACTATTTTTGTGATAATTTAAAATCAATACAGATAAGCAATTACTTACTAAATTTGATTTAAAATATTACTTTAGTGATTATAAAACAACTAAACATTGATTAATCAATCTAATTTCGACCAATATTTTGAAAGCATACTTATAAGCTATTCAGGTCAAGCTGTTTGGGGTATAGGGCTGACGCTTATTTTATGGTATTTTTTCAATTTATATCAAAGAAAGCATTTAAAACTTTGGTCTTTTAGTTGGCTTGCATTTGCTGCCTATGTATTGTTTTCTTTGTTAACACTTTATTGTGCAAGGAATCAAGACATCGGTCCATTCTGGCAAAATATATTCACCTTCCTATTTCAAATTGCTGGCCTAATGCATGTATTATGGCTTCTCCAGGGTACATATCATCTTATTTACAGAAAAACGCTAAGCTTAAGGTACGAATATATTCAATACACATTAGTTGTTCTAATAGGGCTCTTTAGTTCATTATTATATTTATTCGAAGAAGATGGAGGGTATATTTATTCTCTGGTACTTCCTTTTACTATTAAATCTTTAATTGTAGGGGGTTCTTTCATTTTTGCAGGAATACAAATCATGAGACTTGGCCGCAGGGATACTGCTGTAGGAAAAAAATTGTTGTGGATTGCCTTTTTACTCTACGGCTTTGAAAATCTTAATTATGCCCTTGGAGGAGTTTATATGATTTTCGATGAGAATTATATTGTTGAAATCGATGGTGCGCTAGGGGTGATTGATTTCTTATTACTTTCTTTTATTGGGATAGGAATGATTATTTGGATGCTGGAAGAAGAACGCTCAACATTGGAAAAGACCAACAGGGAATTAGATAGTTTTCTTTATAGTACTTCCCATGATTTACGTGCACCCGTAGCCTCCTTATTAGGATTAATTAATATTGCCAAACATGATATAAAAGATGAATCGGGACAGCGATATGTGAAAATGATGGAAGATAGGGTGAAAAAGTTAGATCATATTTTCAGCGATATTCTGAATTATTCCCGAAACATTAAGACAGAAATAACACTTAAGACTTTCCGACTGGGGGAAATGGTGGAAGATGTTATTACGGATGTAAAGTTTAATCAGGGTGCAGATAGTATTCGACTAGATTATGACGAACATATTCATCATACTTTGAGAACTGATTATTATCAGCTCAAAGTGGTGTTAGGTAATTTAATATCAAATGCTGTAAAATATCATGATTCAAAAAAGCCTGACCAATTTATTGCAATACGTTTCGAGAAATATGATAGGGATGTTCATATTTCTGTGGAGGATAATGGTATTGGTATTGCTCCTGAAAGTCAGCATAAGGTTTTTGACATGTTCTATAGAGCCACAAGCGAGGCAGAAGGCTCTGGCTTAGGCTTATTCATAGTCCAACAAGCGCTAGATAAAATTAATGCCCGCATCGCTCTCGTTTCGGAATTAGGCAAAGGCAGTATTTTTAAAGTTATAATTGAAAATGCAGGGGTAAAGTTGGATGATTAGTCTCCTAGCCCCCTAGCCCCCAAAGGGGGAAGACGCACAGATTTACTTTTTTTAATCTCTA harbors:
- a CDS encoding OsmC family protein; this encodes MEDRHTYNLDLEWQKDRIGLISSPELNEKITVATPPEFPKGVEGIWSPEHLFTGAVLSCFMTTFLAMAEYSKLEFSKFDCKAQGVLEKVDGKFKMSEIILKPSIILNEESKTDRVIRLMEKAEASCLISNSIKSSVKLDFSAIQVSESV
- a CDS encoding acetate--CoA ligase family protein: MLQNSLLKPESIAVIGASENQSKPGGKVIYNLISGGFKGKIYGVNPKAISIKGVDHISGIDLLPKVDLAILSIPAALCVNTVEKLAKAGTKGFIIYSAGFAEAGENGIELENQLIAIAEKYNAQIIGPNCIGIINGHYKGVFTTPVPHYYEEGCELISSSGATAVFIMEAAHAVGLKFSNIYSIGNAGQTGVEEILEHMDVTYDPKRSPKVKLLYLENIKNPFKFLKHASSLVRKGCHIAAIKSGYSEAGSRAASSHTGAIATSDTLIRALFKKAAIVYCNSREELINVAAVWQENKAIGKNVAIITHAGGSAVMLTDVLSSNGVKVPPIDEDKAQDLLKKLHPGSSVANPIDFLATGTADQLAEIIDFCEDLEEIDAMVVVFGSPGLFNVRDVYEVLHKKLKSCKKAIFPVLPSLINAGKEIQEFLDKGHVNFPDEVVLGKALASAANIDVPAYGKYDLAEMDYSRIRDIIAESKSGYLDTNIVRELLTAAGIKMVKEQEFYDEKSLENIQKTMAFPLVMKVLGPIHKTDVGGVSLNINSQEFLKKEFNRMMKISGAKGVLIQEMKKGEEFFAGAVKKGNFGHLVLCGMGGIFVEIIKDVANGLAPLSKREAEKMIKSLKTYPIIQGYRGRAGINEAAFADVIVRLASLVHLAPEIEEIDMNPLIGNEKELVVVDARIRVS
- a CDS encoding zinc metalloprotease, which produces MKKLLLALIAFTVVFSSCNNEAETVTKQEVNVDMSDFYVFTETSDFVNGRTSNEGKNCFSMAVLNRNLDENPGLYQKMYNIEKNTRKFIASKKPDGVGNGNGGGNNGGSDGGDGGGTDPVDDGLGVIDIPVYVHVIYSNSQENISDAQVNSQIAVLNDDFNATNGDANSVPSEFAGLVADSDINFTLAGVTRKASSRTEWGTRDEMKFASNGGVDVVNPEGALNIWVCNIGGGILGYAQFPGGSSSTDGVVIAPQYFGTTGYVSAPFDQGRTGTHEVGHYLNLRHIWGDGRCKQDDFVADTPSSDGPNYGCPAYPTVNCRSNDMTMNYMDYSNDACMYMFSEGQKERMRAIFASGGPRDGMLL
- a CDS encoding VOC family protein, whose protein sequence is MKKLFFSILFIFTIHLSQAQVKLNHIAVYVEDLTESQSFYSNTIGLEEIEEPFKDGLHVWYKLGSSQLHLIEGDWEEPTINKNNHLCFSIKDMNSFIENLKAENVPFENWIGESGKITNRVDGVKQIYFQDPNGYWVEVNDDY
- a CDS encoding parallel beta-helix domain-containing protein, encoding MKRLLYFLPILLFTACNFESEVADRSSANWQNIEKDLQTALIMASDGDTINIPEGYFKFSKSLLLDEKSNIVFKGAGIDKTILSFKNQEEGAEGLKIADCKNILLEDFTIEDAAGDNIKVTDTDGITFRRVKAQWTGKVSEKNGAYALYPVLCKNVLIENCIAIGSSDAGIYVGQSDSVIIRNNEAYQNVAGIESENSNFVEIYGNKAINNTGGILVFDLPGLTQYGENIKVYDNEVRENNHRNFAPAGNIVGVVPPGTGIMILATRNVDIYENEIIDNRSAGLAIVSYELVAAISEEETSEADAEQDGSAQRVNSNYDLDENYNPYPSDIKIRQNTISNSKWFATFQHDFGKLFNFTYPFNPPDIVFDGFMAEGKTPSEILCIDQKDVHFVNLDAPNDLENMNENMEGFVCK
- a CDS encoding SO2930 family diheme c-type cytochrome, which translates into the protein MRTSLYILFSIFFLVSCSNKENQKEEIQQSTPTQFVFNSNKELGKEKLSEYGFFRGDLADLSPSENVHPYKLNSALFSDYAHKARFVQLPEGKSADYHPTEVMEFPVGSILIKNFYYPNDFSEPNGARKILETRLLIHEEEGWKALPYVWNGEQTEAYLEVAGATKSVSWRDADGSTQKINYSIPNMNQCRSCHLKDNKIMPIGPSARQLNGGYDYAEKGEMNQLEYWQSHGLLSNLPKEDLPKLVNYENENAPLADRARAYLEINCGHCHRPEGPAKNSALHLMASVDNPAAWGVGKTPIAAGKGSGGLKYDIVKGNADESILAYRMESTDPGIMMPELGRKMVHEEGLALVKQWINEME
- a CDS encoding (Fe-S)-binding protein — its product is MSDSTYKVPTMQEMSAKGESPEVLFWVGCAGSFDDRYKAVTIAFTKILNKVGINFAVLGQEESCTGDPARRAGNEFLFQMQAMSNIQVLDGYNVKKIVTACPHCFNTLKNEYPELGGNYDVVHHSQFLQGLINEGKVTLKDGGEFKGKKITFHDSCYLGRANGVYEAPRDVIKALDAELVEMKRCKTKGLCCGAGGAQMFKDAEKGNKEINIERTEEALDTGAEVIAAGCPFCMTMMGDGVKNKEREHNVKVLDLAELIAKNEGL